Within Kutzneria chonburiensis, the genomic segment TCAGCAGGAGCGCGCGGCGCGTCGGAGCCGGGGCGGTCGCGGTGATCGCGGCGATGGCGCTCACGGCGGTTCCGGCCGGGGCGACGCCGCTTGGCCAGACCTCGCTGGGGCAGGTCGACGTGACCAGGGCCGGCCGCCCGGTCACCGTGCCGCCCATCGCGCAGTGCGACGTCACCGCCGACCAGCAGAACTCCAGCAACGGCACCCATGCCTACGGTGTCGCCACGTTCGGCGCCGGCACCACCACGTGCACCAGGGACGACGGCGCCAGGACGGCCAAGATGCAGGCCGCCGGCGACGGCTTCGACCTGACCGCGCTGGTGCCCTACGGCGGCCCGGAGATCAAGCTGTCCAACTACTCGGCCAGCTGCGCGGCGACGACCACCAGCACGACCGCGAACTTCCAGTTCAGCGGCCTCCAGGGAGTCACGGCGCCGAAGCCGATCCCGGCCAACTACACCACCACGGTCGGCCCGGCCGACAACCCGAGGGCCCGCATCACCTTCAACGAGGTGATCCAGGCCCAGCCCAACGACGGCAGCGTGACCATCAACATGCTGCACATCGTGCTGTACCCCAACGGGGACGGACCGATGAGCGGCGAGATCATCGTCGGCCACGCCGCCTGCTCGCCCGTGTCGTGACGGCTCGCTGTTCGTGGGGCCTTCGGGGGCTCAGCCGACCCTCGGGGACCCCACGAAGGACACGCCCGCACCTTCGAGCTCGGTGAGCGCGAAGTCGGTGCTCTTCGCGCCGACGGCGGCGGTCAGGTCCAGCAGCACGGTGGTGTGGAAGCCGAGGTCGTGCGCCTCCCGCGCGGTCGCCTTCACGCAGTAGTCGGTCGCGATGCCGACGACCTCCACGCGGTCGACTCCCTTGCCCCGCAACCAGTCGGCCAGCGAGATGCCGTCGGGACCGACGCCCTCGAAGCCGGAGTAGGCGGCCGCGTGCGCGCCCTTGGAGAACACGGCCTCGATCGGGGCCACGTCCAGCGCCGGGTGGAACGACGAGCCGGGCGTGCCGGCCACGCAGTGCACCGGCCAGCTCGACGCGTAGTCCGGCTCCGAGCTGAAGTGCGCGCCCGGGTCCTGGTGGTAGTCGCGGGTCGCCACCACGTGGTCGTAGTTGCTGGCCGCGATGTGCCGGGAGATGTCGGCCGCCACCGCCGCGCCGCCGGCCACCGCCAGCGAGCCGCCCTCGCAGAAGTCGTTCTGCACGTCCACCACGATCAGTGCGGTAGCCATCGGTTGCCTCACAGGAAGGTCGTCGGGATCGCCGGTTCGCCGTGCGAGAGCTTCAGGCCCTCCCACGGCACGCTGACCAGGGCCTGCCGCAGCCGTTCGCGGCTCTGCTCGATGGTCGGCAGGTCGGGCACGGGCTGTCCAGCCCGCACCAGGGGGATCTGGAGGTCGCGGTCGTGCTCGCCCAGGGCCGGCTTGTGGCCTTCGGTGTAGACGACCTCTTCGATGGCCGTGCCGGTCTCGCGGTAGCGGCGCAGCGCGCCCTTGCGGCCGCCGCGGGACTCCTTGTGCGAGCTGCGCTTGGCCACCGGCCGGCCCTCGACCTCCACCAGCTTGTAGACCATGCCCGCGGTCGGCGCGCCCGAGCCGGTCACCAGCGAGGTGCCGACGCCGTAGGCGTCCACCGGCTCGGCCCGCAGCGCCGCGATGGCGTACTCGTCGAGGTCGCCGGAGACGACGATCTTGGTGTTGCGGGCGCCGAGCGCGTCCAGCTGCTCACGGGCCTGCCGGGCCAGCGGGCCGACGTCGCCGGAGTCGATGCGGATCGCGCCCAGCTCCGGGCCGGCCACCTCCACCGCGGTCTGGATGCCCTTGGTGATGTCGTACGTGTCGACCAGCAGCGTCGTGCCCGCGCCCAGCTGCTCGACCTGCGCCTGGAACGCCGCCGCCTCGCTGTCGTGCAGCAGCGTGAAGGCGTGGGCCGAGGTGCCGGCGGTCGGGATGCCGTAGCGGCGGCCCGCCTCCAGGTTCGACGTGGCCGTGAAACCGGCCAGGTAGGAGACGCGGGCCGAGGCCACCGCCGCCTCCTCGTGGGTGCGGCGCGAGCCCATCTCGATCATGCGGCGGCCGTTGGCCGCGGTGACCATGCGGGCCGCCGCCGACGCGATCGCGCTGTCGTGGTTGAGGATCGACAGTGCCAGCGTCTCCAGCACCACGCCGGTCGCGAACGGCGCGCGCACGGTCAGGATCGGCGAGCCCGGGAAGTACAGCTCGCCCTCCGGGTAGCCGTCCACGTCGCCGGTGAACTCGTAGTCGGCGAGCCAGGCCAGCGTCCGCTCGTCCACGACATCGGCCGCCGCCAGCTGGTCCAGCTCGGCCCGGTCGAACCGGAACCGGGTGATCGCGTCCAGCAGCCGGGCGGTGCCGCCGACCACGCCGTAGCGGCGGCCGTCGGGCAGCCTGCGGGCGAAGACCTCGAACACGCATGGCCGGTCCGCGGTGTCGTCGCGCAGCGCGCTGGACAGCATCGTCAGCTCGTAGTGGTCGGTGAGCAGCGCGGTGCTCGTACTGGTCATAGCTGATCAGCCTAATGGGGAACGGCATGACACCATTGGCGGTATGACCACGCCCGTCGAGCAGCACAAGCCGGAGGTGGAGTCGGTCGGCAGCGAGGACCACCCGTGGCTGACCGTCGTGTGGAACGACCCGGTCAACCTCATGTCCTACGTGACCTACGTGCTTCAGAAGATCTTCGGCTACAGCCGCGAGAAGGCCACCAAGCTGATGTTGGACGTGCATCACAAGGGTCGGGCGATCGTGTCATCGGGCAGCAAGGAGAAGGTGGAGACCGACGTGGCGAAACTGCACGCCGCCGGCCTGTGGGCGACCATGCAGCAGGACTCGTAGTGCGGGGTTGGCGACGGCGCGGCGAGCAGTTGGTCGCCGAGGTGGACCGGCAGGAGGCGGCGATCCTGCGTGGGCTGGTCGGCCAGGTGCTGGACATGCTGGCCGCGCGGGAGCAGGACGCGCCCGACGACGAGCTGGCCGAGCTGACCGGGATCCGGGTCGGGCCCTCGACCGCGCCGGACGACCCGATCCTGTCCCGGCTGCTGCCCGACTTCCACCGGCTGGACGACGACCAGCCGTCGAAGGAGGACCTGGACTCGGCGGCCGCGCTGCGCAGTCTGCACGAGCCGGAGCTGCTGGAGTTCAAGACCGGCGTGGCGCAGATCGTGATGGACACCTGCCCGCCGGACGGCGGTCCGATCCTGCTGTCGGTGGAGCAGGCCGACGCCTGGCTGTCGGCGATCAACGACGTGCGGCTGGCCCTGGGCACGGCGTTGGACGTCACCGAGGACATGCCGGACGAGCTGCCCGAGGACGATCCCCGGTCCTCGCACCTCGGCGTCTACCACTGGCTGACCTGGGTGCAGGAGAGCCTGGTCACCGCGGTGTCGTCGTGATCACCGACGTGCCCGGCGTGCTGGTCGGCCAGTACCAGCGGCTGGGCGACGGCTGGGCCACCGGCACCACCGTGGTGCTGACCCCGGAGGGCGCGGTGGCCGGCGTCGACCAGCGCGGCGGCGCGCCCGGCACGCGGGAGACCGACGTGCTGGAGCCGTCTCGGCTGGTGCAGGAGATTCACGGCGTGTGTCTGACCGGCGGCAGCGCGTACGGGTTGGCCGCGGCCGACGGCGTGATGCGCTGGCTGGCCGAGCGCAATCACGGTGTCAGCGTGGGGGAGTTGCCGCATGAGGTCGTGCCGGTCGTGCCGTCGGCCGTGTTGTTCGACCTCAAGCTGAGCGACTGGGGCAACCGCCCCGACGCCTCCTTCGGCTACGCCGCGTGCGAGGCGGCGTCGGACGGTCCCGTCGAGCAGGGCTGCGTCGGCGCCGGAACCGGCGCTCGATGTGGGTCTTTGAAGGGTGGGATCGGCACCGCCAGCATGGTCGTCGACGGGCTCACGGTCGGCGCCATCGCCGCCGTGAACGCCATGGGTGAGGCCGTGAACCCCGACGGCCTGCCGTGGGCCCTCGACCACGAGATCGACGGCGAGTTCGGCGTGTCGCCCCCGGGCGCGCCGTCCGTGGAACTCCGGCCCAAGCGTTCCGCGTTGAACACCACGATCGGTGTGGTCGCCGTCGACGCCGTGCTGTCCAAGGCCGAGTGCCAGCGGATCGCCGCCGTCGCCCACGACGGCCTGGCCCGGGCCATCCGGCCCGCGCACGCCATGTACGACGGCGACACCATCTTCGCGCTGGCCACCGGCCGGCAGGAGCTGACGGGAGTGCGGGGCATGGCGCTGGACCGGGTGTGCGAGGCCGGCGCGCAGGTGTTCGCCCGGGCCATCGTGCACGGGATCCTCGCGGCGACCACGGTGGCCGGTGTGCCGGCGTACCGTGACGCATGGCCGGAGGCTTTGGGGGAAAGTGACGGACTGGCATGTCGCTGTGCACAACGACGAGATGAACGTGTTCCCGGTGGTGGTCGACGTGCTCAACCGAGTGGTCGGACTGAAGCTGGACGATGCGATCGCCGGCACGTGGCGGATCCATGAGCAGGGGTCGGCGCTGATCTCGTCGACCAGCCGCGACGCCGCGGAGGCGATGGTCGCGCGGCTGCACAGCTACGGCATCGACGCCTCGGTCGGGAGGTCCTCGTGACCGAGACGGACAATGAGGTCGCGCTCGACGGCGACTGGCTGGTGCTGTCGCTGTCGGCGCAGGCTGTGGCGGTCATCCGCCGGGCGGCCGGCGATCTGGCCGTGGCCATCGAGGACAAGCGGGCCAACGAAGCCTGGTGGAGCTTCCGGACACCGATGCACCTGTTCCCCGAGGCCTACGAGTCGCGTCGCGACCAGAAGGCGTACATCCAGCGGCATGAACTGGACATCAGGGCGGAACTGACCGCGGCCGCGCACCGGGTGATCGCGGCGCTGGACGCCGGACGGCCCATGCGCTACCCGGCGGCGCAGGCCGACGACCTGCTTCGAGTGTTCGGGTCCGCGCGTCTGCTGTACGTGGACCGAGACGCGCCGCCGAGCAGTGCAACTCCGAAGGCCGCCGCCGCGTACCTGCTGAGCGCGATGCAGCACGAAATCGTGGTGACGTTGCGGCCGGAACTGGCGGGGGTGGGACCGCAGTGAGCGAATTCCGAGTGGTCGCCTTCAACGACCTGCGCAGCGAGGACGCGGTGGTGGCCGACATCCTCAACCGGGTCTGCGGGCTGCCGCTGGCGGACGCGGTGGCGCTGACCAGACAGATCGAGGTGGACGGCAAGGCCACCGTCGGCCTGGCCGCGACGCGGGCCGACGCCGAGGTGATCGCCGCCCGGATGCTGGGCTTCGGGCTGCGGCCGGTGATCGAGAGGAACAGGGCATGAGCTGGTCGCACGGCTTCGACGTGGTCGTCGGCGAGAACCAGGTGCTGCTCAACCTGACCGAGCACACGGTGTCGGCGCTGCGTGAGGGCATCGGCACGCTGGCCCGCTACCTGGACGACATGCCGGCTCAGGGCGGCTTCAAGGACCGGCTGATGTTCCGCCGGGACCGCCTCGAGCTGCTGGACCGGCTGCTGCCGCCGGTCTCCGAGTACTCGCCGTCGGCCCAGGAGTTCCTGGCCCGCTGGGGCAACGACCTGCGGGTGGAGCTGCGCGACGCGGCCCGCCGGGTGCTGGCCTCCATCCCGGACGCCGGCCCGGTCAGCTATCCGCTGGTCAACGTGGACGACTGGATCCGGGTGCTCGGCCAGGCCCGGCTGGTGTGGGTGCCCCGCGGCACCTCAGGGGACACCCGGTCGGGTGATGCCCGGCTGCGCAACGCCGGACTGTTCGCCGAGCTCCAGGGTCAGCTGGTCCGGGCGCTGCGTCCGGAGCTGGCCGTCCAGCTGACCGGCTGATTCCCAAGCCTCGGGACAACCCCGGCCACCTACTAGGATGATGGTGTGCTGGTGATCCGCCGTGACCTGGTCGAGGCCATCGTCGAACACGCCCGCCGGGACCATCCCGACGAGGCGTGCGGGGTGGTCGCCGGCCCGTCCCCGGACCGGCCGGAGCGCTTCGTGCCGATGCTCAACGCCGCGCGCTCGCCCACCTTCTACGAGTTCGAGTCGGGCGACCTGCTGCGGCTGTACCGCGAGATGGACGGCAACGACGAGGTGCCGGCGGTGGTCTACCACTCGCACACCGCGACCGAGGCCTACCCCTCGCGCACCGACGTGTCGTACGCGGGCGAGCCGGAGGCGCACTACGTGCTGGTGTCGACCCGGGAGCCGGACACCCATGAGTTCCGGTCCTACCGGATCGTCGACGGCGAGGTCACCGAGGAGCCGGTGACGATCGTCGAGTCGTACGGGGAATAACCGGCCACTGCCGGGCGTCCCAGCCAACAGCAAGGCCGACAGCGGAGGTTAGACAGCACATGGCCATCACCGTCTCGATCCCGACGATCCTGCGCACCCACACCGGCGGTGAGAAGTCCGTCGAGGCCGCCGGCGCCACCCTGAGCGAGGTCATCGACAACCTCGAGGCCAACCACGGCGGCCTCAAGTCCCGCCTGGTCAAGGACGGCGTGTTGCACCGCTTCGTCAACATCTACGTCAACGACGAGGACGTCCGCTTCGCCGGCGGCCTCGAGGCCAAGGTCGCCGACGGCGACAACGTGACCATCCTGCCGGCCGTCGCCGGCGGCAGTCGCTGACGTCGTGGCGCGGTACGACTCGCTGCTCGACGCGCTCGGCGACACCCCGCTGATCGGGCTGCCCCGGCTGTCGCCGTCGGAGACGGTGCGGCTGTGGGCCAAGCTCGAGGACCGCAACCCGACCGGCTCGATCAAGGACCGGCCGGCGCTGGCCATGATCGAGGCGGCCGAGCGGGACGGCACGCTGTCGCCGGGCTGCACGATCCTGGAGCCCACCTCGGGCAACACCGGCATCTCGCTGGCCATGGCGGCCAAGCTCAAGGGCTACGGCCTGGTCTGCGTGATGCCGGAGAACACCTCGACCGAGCGCAAGCAGCTGTTGCAGGCCTACGGCGCCCGGATCGTGTTCTCGCCGGCCGCGGGCGGGTCCAACCAGGCCGTGGCCATGGCCAAGGACCTGGCCAAGCAGAACGCCGACTGGGTGATGCTCTACCAGTACGGCAACCCGGCCAACGCGCGGGCGCACTATGACGGCACCGGTCCGGAGATCCTGCGCGACCTCCCGTCGGTCACGCATTTCGTGGCCGGCCTCGGCACCACCGGCACCCTGGTCGGGGCCGGGCGGTTCCTGCGTGAGCACAAGCCCGACATCCAGATCATCGCCGCCGAGCCCCGGTACGGCGAGCTGGTCTACGGCCTGCGTAACCTCGACGAGGGCTTCGTGCCCGAGCTGTACGACCCCGAGGTGCTCACCGGCCGGTACTCCGTCGGCTCCTACGACGCCCTGCGCCGCACCCGGCAGCTGCTGGAGTCCGAGGGCATCTTCGCCGGCATCTCCACCGGGGCGATCCTGCACGCCGCCCTGGCCGCCGCCGAGAAGGCCGCCGCCGCCGGCAAGACCGCCGACGTGGTCTTCGTGGTCGCCGACGCCGGCTGGAAGTACCTGTCCACCGGCGCCTACTCCGGCACCCTCGACGAGGCCGCCCAACGCATGGACGGCCACCTCTGGGCCTGACCGCCCTTCTTTGGCTCTACCTGAGTGGCTCATTTGGCTTCCGAAGCCAAGTGAGCCACTCAGGTAGAAGGAAAATCAGCCGCCGGCGTAGTCGCGGGACGAGACGATGAGGCCGTCACGGACCCGGAGCACGAAGATCGCCGGCATGGTGATGTCCTTGTCGCCCAAGGTGCCCCGGTACGTGAACTCGCCGACGACCACCTCGGGATCGGTGGTCTCGTGGACCACCACGTCGTCGGCCCGGAAGTCGACGCCCATCTCGGCGGCGCGGGCGAAGTGCGCACGCAGCGCGGCCCGCCCCTCCAACCGGGCCACGGCCGGATCCGTGCTGAACGGATGCTCGACCACGGCGTCCTCGGCGTACAGCAGCGGCAGCCGGTCCCACTGCTTGCCGACAACGCCGTCGACCAGCTGTCGGAACACTTCGGCGGATGCGGTCATGATCATTACCCCCTAAACGGAACGTTCACTCCGCATCCAACGCTAGCGTGAACGGGCGCCAGGTGCCAGGGGTTTGGCCTCGGCCAGGGCGAAGGAGCGGAAGGCGTCGGCGGCGGCCGGCATGAACCGGTCGCACCAGGCCAGCCCGATCATGCGATAGCACGGCGGATCGGACACCGGCAGCTCGACGACGTCAGGCAGGGGAGCGGGGCCGGGCCCCATCAGCCCGACGCCACAGCCCGCGCCGATCAGCCCCCGCAGCGTGGCACCGTCCTCGCCCTCGCAGGCGATCCGCGGCGCGAAACCGGCCTCGGCGCACAGTCGCTCGGTCGTCGGCCGCATGCCGAACCCCCGGGAGAAGATCACGAACGGCTCGTCGCGCACCTCGGCCAGCTCCACCGATGATCGCCCGGCCAACCGGTGATACGTCGGCACGACCAACACGAGCGGTTCGCGCAGCAGCGGCTGCCAGATGATCCCGGGGGAGCCCGGCGTCGAGATCAGCAGCAGGTCGACCAGGCCGTCCAGCAGGTACTGCTCGATCCGCTCGGTCCCGCCCTGCCGCAGCCGGAACTGCACGTTCGGGCGGCGTGGCCGATATCCGCTGAGCAGCGTCGGCACGACCAGCGGGCCCATCGTGTTGAGGAAAGCCAGGTTCACCGTCCCGCGATCGGGGTCGGCCAGCTCGCCGATGGACTGCCGTGCGCCGTCGACCGCCGACACCGCCCGCCGCGCGCCGTCCAGCAGCGCCTGGCCGTTGGCGTTGAGCCGCAGACCCCGCCCGACCCGGTCGAACAGCGGGGCGCCGACCTCCCGTTCCAGCCGGCCCAGGCCTCGCGACAGCGCCGGCTGGGACAGGTGCAGCGTCTCGGCCGCCTCCGTCACGGTCCGGCTCTCGGCGACCCGGATGAACCACCGCAGCTCGTCCATGTCCACGTATCGATGTCTAGCACGCATCGTTTCAATGGGGAACATTCATTGGACGCATCGATACGCTCGGGTCGACCCTCAAGGGGTGACTCCACTGGCACTCGGTCTCGTCGCCGCGACCGGACTGATCGTGGGCATGCTCAACGCCGTCGCCGGCGCCGGAGCGCTGCTCACCTTCCCGCTGATGGTCGGCCTCGGCCTGAGCCCGCTGGCCGCCAACGTGACCAACTGCGTCGGTGTCGTGCCCGGCTCGGTGGCCGCGATCGTCGGCTTCCGCAAGGAACTGCGCGGCCAGGGCGGCGTGCTGCGCAAGCTGGTGCCGCCGGCGGCGATCGGGTCGGTGGTCGGCGCGGTGCTGCTGTTCATGTTGCCCGGCAAGGTCTTCGACTACGCCGCGCCGGCGCTGCTGGCCATGGGTGCGGTGCTCGTGCTCACGCAACCGTTGCTGGCCAAGCGATTGCGGAATCGAGCGCCGCATCGGAACAACAAGGCCTTGCTCGCCGGCATGTTTGCCAACGGCGCGTACGGCGGCTACTTCGGCGCCGGTGTCGGCATCATCTTCGCCGCGATGCTCGGCCTCATGGTCACCGACGACGCGCACAAGATGAACGCCATCAAGAACGTGCTGCAAACCGCGGCCAACGGCGTGGCCGCGGTGATCTTCGCCTTCACTGCCCCGGTGAACTGGCCGGCGGCGATCGTGCTGGCCGCGACCACGGCGATCGGCGGGCCGCTCGGGGCCCGCATCTCCCGCTACCTCCCGGCCACCGCGCTGCGTTCGGTGATCGGCGTCCTCGGCCTCGTCACGGCGTCCACGTTGCTGCTGCGGACCTTCTGACCGGCGCTACCATCGAGGCATGGGGGATAAGCGGATATCGGTACTGGACGTCGCCCCGCTCTGGCGAGGTGACACCGCCAGCGGCGCACTGCGAGCGTCCCTCGACCTCGCCACGCAGGTCGAGGCGCTGGGGTATCACCGGTACTGGACGGCCGAGCACCACAACACGCCCTGCCTGTCCGCCACCGCGCCCCCGGTGATGGTGGCGCAACTGGCCAACGTGACGAGCACGATGCGGATCGGCTCCGGCGGCGTGCTCCTGCCCAACCATGCGCCGCTGGTGGTGGCCGAGCAGTTCGGCGTGCTGTCCGCCTTCCATCCGGGACGGATCGACCTCGGCATCGGGCGGGCCCCCGGCGGCGACGCGCGGATCGCGACGGCGCTGCGCCGAGCGGCCGAGGGCGAAGACGAGTTCGTCGCGCAGATTGCCGAGCTGGCCAGCTATTTCGGCCGCGGCGGGCCCATCTCGGCCGGTGCCGCCGTCGAGCACCGGCCGCCGATCTGGCTGCTGGGCTCGAGTCCGGCCAGCGCGAAGATGGCGGCCCGCCTCGGCCTCCGCTACGCCTACGCGCACCAGATCAAGCCGGCGACCACCGAGGAGTCGCTGCGCGCGTACCGCGACGGGTTCCAACCGTCCGCCGACCTGGCCGAGCCGTACGCCATGGTGTGCGCGCTGGTCACCGTGGCGGAAACGGACGCGGCGGCCGACCGGATGATCCGCCCCTACCTGCTGTCGAGGCTGTCCATGCGCGCCGGCACCGGGTTCGACGCGTTCCCCAGCCAGGCCGAGGCCGACGCCTACTCCTTCTCGGCCGAGGAGCGCGAGCACGTCCAGAACTTCGCGGACGCGCAGCTCGTCGGCGGCCGCGACACCGTGCGGCACAAGGTGTCCGAGCTGATCGCCGCGACCGGCGCGGATGAGCTGATGGCGCTCACCCTCGTGCCGGACCGCGACGACCGGATCAACTCCTACCGCCTGCTCGCCGAACTCGTGCCCTAGCCGGCGAACAGCGTCGACGGCAGCCCGACGCCGAAACCGGGCAGCACCAACAAGGATCCGGCCAGCTCCTCGGGATTCTCCAAGCCCTCACGCGCAGTCGTCACGTAAAGGTCGGTGAAATCGGGGCCACCAAAGGCACACGCCGTCGGCTGCGACACCGGCAGCGGCACCTCGCGGTCCAACTTGCCCTCCGGCGTGTAGCGGCGGATCGCGCTGCCGCCCCACACTGCCACCCACAGGCACCCGTCGGCGTCCACGCACATGCCGTCCGGCGAGCCCTCGACCGTGCACAGTGGACGGCGGTCGGTGGCGGAACCCGTTGCCAGGTCGTAGTCGAAGACGTCGACCCGGCTGGTCGGCGTGTCGATGTAGTACATCAGCGCGTTGTCCGGGCTCCACGCGATCCCGTTGCTGATGGTCACGTCGTCCAGCAGCACCTTGGCCGCGCCGTCCGGCTCCACGCGGGCCAGCCAGCCGCCGCCCTCGGCCGTGTCGTAGCGCATCGTGCCGGCCCACAGCCGACCCGCGCCGTCCACCGCCGCGTCGTTGCCGCGCAGGCCCTCGCGCTCCCAGTACACCAGCCAGCGCTGGCCCCCGTCGGCGTCGAGCAGCGCCACGCCGTCGCGCAGGTTGGCGATGAGGCCGCCGGCCGCGCGGGGCTTGGCCGCCCCCACGTGCTGCGGCGTCGGCAGCACGCTGTCCGTGCCGCGCCCCGGGTCGTACCGGTGCACCGCGCTGCCCAGGATGTCCACCCAGAGCAGCGTGGACGTCGACGTGTCCCACGTGGGGCCCTCACCGAGCGTTGCGTCGCCGCGCACTGCCACTTCGATCACTAGCTGCACCTTAGGGGTTGTTCCTGATGCCCTGGACCGCTACCGGGCCTTACGCTCGGTCACGTGGCTACCCTTCCCGTACCGTCGGCGCCTGGCAAGCCCGTCAACCGGGTCCTGCCGCCCAGACCGCTGCAGGCTGCCGTGGTGATCGTCGCGTTCACCGCGCTGCTGTACGTGGTCGAGCTGGTCAACCTGGCCATCTTCCACGGCTCGCTCAACGACTACGGCATCGTGTCGCACCGGGTGACCGGGCTGCTGGGCG encodes:
- a CDS encoding SMP-30/gluconolactonase/LRE family protein gives rise to the protein MIEVAVRGDATLGEGPTWDTSTSTLLWVDILGSAVHRYDPGRGTDSVLPTPQHVGAAKPRAAGGLIANLRDGVALLDADGGQRWLVYWEREGLRGNDAAVDGAGRLWAGTMRYDTAEGGGWLARVEPDGAAKVLLDDVTISNGIAWSPDNALMYYIDTPTSRVDVFDYDLATGSATDRRPLCTVEGSPDGMCVDADGCLWVAVWGGSAIRRYTPEGKLDREVPLPVSQPTACAFGGPDFTDLYVTTAREGLENPEELAGSLLVLPGFGVGLPSTLFAG